From Candidatus Nucleicultrix amoebiphila FS5, a single genomic window includes:
- the hisH gene encoding imidazole glycerol phosphate synthase subunit HisH produces MKKISIIDYSIGNLHSVVKAFSYIGADAYLITDPVDVANADRLILPGVGSFGQCIKTLNEKGFSEGILKFIEKERPLLGICVGMQLLFSKSFEQGEFNGLDIISGSVHRIGSSESATSVKVPHVGWKRLANSQDIPLLNDVDPKESFYFTHSYNAQVCDPEAKVAITHYSNNKITALVKKNSTLGCQFHPEKSRAAGLKVLNNFLNL; encoded by the coding sequence ATGAAAAAAATTAGTATTATTGATTATTCTATAGGTAATTTGCATAGTGTCGTCAAAGCATTTTCCTATATAGGGGCCGATGCATACCTAATCACTGACCCTGTTGATGTAGCAAACGCGGATCGTCTAATTCTACCTGGTGTTGGTTCTTTTGGTCAATGTATCAAAACCCTCAATGAAAAAGGATTTTCTGAAGGTATTTTAAAATTTATTGAGAAAGAACGCCCCCTTCTTGGTATTTGCGTGGGCATGCAACTCTTATTTTCTAAAAGCTTTGAGCAAGGCGAATTTAATGGTTTAGATATTATCAGTGGTTCAGTTCATAGAATTGGATCTTCTGAGTCTGCAACATCTGTTAAAGTACCTCATGTAGGTTGGAAAAGATTAGCTAACAGTCAAGATATACCGTTACTCAACGATGTTGATCCAAAAGAGTCATTTTACTTTACTCATTCCTATAATGCGCAAGTGTGTGACCCAGAAGCAAAAGTAGCGATCACTCATTACAGTAACAATAAAATCACAGCGCTAGTGAAAAAGAACAGTACGCTGGGTTGTCAATTTCACCCTGAAAAAAGTAGAGCAGCTGGCCTTAAAGTATTAAATAATTTTTTGAATTTATAG
- the hisF gene encoding imidazole glycerol phosphate synthase subunit HisF has protein sequence MLPRVIARMDIKSKNLIKGVHLEGLRVLGEAKLFAKIYYEQGADEIIYLDSVASLYERSYLVDLIKETANDVFIPLTVGGGIKTPKDVESILRAGADKIAINTAAVKNPSIIKEIATVFGSQCIIVQVDVKRTALGFEVYIDGGREKTGLSALEWIKEAQDLGCGEIILTSIDQDGTKKGFDVELISKVSPLVHVPLIVSSGFGKLKDLSEIKKFNLDALAIGSALHYNLCTISDIKKFYGFDDSDEKN, from the coding sequence ATGTTGCCTCGTGTTATTGCAAGAATGGACATAAAGTCCAAAAATCTCATCAAAGGTGTCCATTTAGAAGGCCTTCGGGTTCTGGGTGAAGCAAAACTATTTGCAAAGATCTATTATGAACAGGGCGCAGATGAAATAATTTATTTAGATTCAGTTGCGAGCCTTTATGAGCGTTCTTACTTAGTGGATCTTATTAAAGAGACAGCAAATGATGTTTTTATTCCGCTTACGGTAGGGGGGGGGATTAAAACTCCAAAAGATGTTGAATCAATATTACGTGCAGGAGCGGATAAAATTGCTATTAATACCGCGGCCGTCAAAAATCCCTCTATTATCAAGGAAATAGCAACAGTTTTTGGTAGCCAATGTATTATAGTGCAAGTTGACGTAAAACGTACAGCGCTTGGGTTTGAAGTCTATATAGATGGAGGACGTGAAAAAACAGGACTCTCTGCCCTAGAGTGGATTAAAGAGGCGCAAGATCTAGGGTGTGGTGAAATTATTTTAACTTCTATTGATCAAGACGGTACAAAGAAAGGTTTTGATGTAGAGTTGATTTCAAAAGTTTCTCCCCTGGTGCATGTTCCCTTAATCGTAAGTAGTGGCTTTGGGAAGTTAAAAGATCTGTCAGAAATAAAAAAGTTCAATCTAGATGCGCTAGCGATCGGATCAGCGTTGCATTACAACCTATGTACGATAAGCGATATAAAAAAGTTTTATGGCTTTGATGACTCAGATGAAAAAAATTAG
- a CDS encoding Gfo/Idh/MocA family protein: protein MKILVLGGGSIGKRHIKNLLSAIDSKQQVFVVEPKLERQREIINLGVAQENIFNSRDDALKSNQYTGAIIATPTSMHYEDAFALVTHGCHMMIEKPLGIDASHSEQLEKKAREKNIFIFTAYCFRFDPVANKFHQLIKEGIVGKPLYARAEMSTYLPDWHPHEDYRTFYMAKKVLGGGTLLDQSHLYDMTQWFFGDFSSVFGITKKHSDLEIETDDFGEFIFNMKSNIKVSIHIDLFTRPWREFYQVTGEKGTLLWDIHTRKIILEHTDNKREVVMEGADYNQMYINELDYFLKQLKEPGKVSGPKYIEGKRVVEIIDAIRQSSAEGKLIQV, encoded by the coding sequence ATGAAAATACTTGTTCTAGGTGGTGGTAGTATTGGAAAAAGACACATCAAAAATTTATTGTCAGCAATTGACTCAAAGCAACAGGTTTTTGTTGTGGAGCCAAAATTAGAAAGACAGAGAGAAATTATTAATCTTGGAGTAGCACAAGAAAATATATTTAATTCGAGAGATGATGCCTTAAAATCTAACCAATACACTGGTGCAATTATTGCAACACCTACTTCGATGCACTATGAGGATGCTTTTGCATTAGTGACTCATGGATGTCATATGATGATTGAAAAACCTCTTGGCATTGATGCAAGTCATTCTGAACAACTAGAGAAAAAGGCGCGTGAAAAAAATATTTTTATTTTTACAGCCTATTGTTTCAGGTTTGATCCAGTAGCAAATAAATTTCATCAACTCATTAAAGAAGGAATTGTTGGCAAGCCTTTGTACGCACGTGCTGAAATGTCAACTTATCTTCCTGATTGGCATCCACATGAAGACTATCGCACCTTTTATATGGCTAAGAAGGTTCTTGGGGGAGGAACATTATTAGATCAAAGTCATCTTTACGATATGACCCAGTGGTTTTTTGGAGATTTTTCTTCTGTTTTTGGCATTACTAAAAAACATAGTGATTTGGAAATTGAAACAGATGACTTTGGGGAATTTATTTTTAACATGAAGTCTAACATAAAAGTTTCAATCCACATTGATCTGTTTACAAGACCTTGGAGAGAATTCTATCAAGTAACGGGAGAGAAGGGAACATTATTGTGGGATATTCACACGCGTAAAATAATCTTAGAGCATACTGATAACAAAAGAGAGGTTGTAATGGAGGGAGCAGATTACAATCAAATGTACATCAATGAATTAGATTATTTTCTTAAACAACTAAAAGAACCAGGCAAAGTCAGTGGCCCAAAGTATATAGAGGGCAAAAGAGTTGTTGAGATTATTGATGCAATTCGACAATCTTCTGCTGAAGGTAAGCTTATTCAAGTTTAA
- a CDS encoding acylneuraminate cytidylyltransferase family protein yields MNDSKILALITARAGSKRLPGKNTRDLGGLPLISWTIRAAQKSKYISKLILSSDDPKAIEIAKSENCEVPFLRPSSLSDDHSTSYDVAEHALKSMNMKYDWLVLLQPTSPFRSSEDIDSAIALSLNENADSVISVSEVDKSHLMLFMRNSNGRLESPYGISLKDLNNSRSQDLPIPYEINGALYVVKTSWFLERKTFFDESTISMVMPKERSVNIDTEMDWRLAEMYLKNIIGVKK; encoded by the coding sequence ATGAATGACTCTAAAATCTTAGCTCTCATTACAGCAAGAGCAGGCTCGAAGAGATTGCCAGGTAAAAACACTCGTGATCTAGGAGGTCTACCCTTAATCTCATGGACTATAAGAGCTGCTCAAAAATCTAAATATATCTCCAAATTAATTTTATCAAGTGATGACCCAAAGGCAATAGAGATCGCTAAAAGTGAAAATTGTGAAGTGCCATTTCTGAGGCCTTCATCCTTGTCAGATGACCATAGCACTTCATATGATGTAGCAGAACATGCTTTAAAGTCTATGAACATGAAGTATGATTGGTTGGTTTTACTCCAGCCCACTTCTCCTTTTAGATCCAGTGAAGACATAGATTCGGCCATTGCATTATCTCTTAATGAAAATGCCGATAGTGTCATCAGTGTTAGTGAAGTTGACAAAAGTCACTTAATGCTATTTATGCGAAATTCAAATGGTAGGCTCGAATCTCCTTATGGGATAAGCTTAAAGGATTTGAATAATTCTCGGTCTCAAGATCTCCCTATTCCATATGAAATTAATGGTGCTCTTTACGTTGTCAAAACATCTTGGTTTTTAGAAAGAAAAACATTTTTTGATGAAAGCACAATTTCAATGGTAATGCCCAAAGAACGTTCTGTAAACATAGATACAGAAATGGATTGGAGACTTGCTGAAATGTATTTAAAAAATATTATAGGAGTAAAAAAATGA
- a CDS encoding class I SAM-dependent DNA methyltransferase: MKHNEYIFDIQKRKVIRDFEGAYKNLECVYPDQFNLESPKFQLALHRACLMDSPSVLDVGAGYGVFVNALSKLDIDCTGVDISASAVNKGKEKYGKQLKLYQGDLVKGLDFQKGSFDYVICFGVLTWLLDSLDQCLGNLKHVLKSDGLLAISISIKDTNVFFRDIISNENDFLNLVSKHFIITDFLVHYHEISPTESNPQHFDISTQARDLIVFCRNEQ; this comes from the coding sequence ATGAAGCATAATGAATACATTTTTGATATTCAAAAAAGAAAAGTAATACGAGATTTTGAAGGTGCTTACAAAAATTTAGAATGTGTTTATCCTGATCAGTTTAACTTAGAGAGTCCAAAATTTCAGCTTGCATTACACAGAGCTTGTTTGATGGATAGCCCATCTGTTTTGGATGTAGGAGCTGGTTATGGAGTGTTTGTTAATGCCCTTAGTAAACTTGATATTGATTGTACTGGCGTAGATATCAGCGCTAGCGCCGTCAATAAAGGAAAAGAAAAATATGGAAAACAGTTAAAACTATATCAAGGAGATTTAGTGAAAGGTTTAGACTTTCAAAAAGGCTCTTTTGATTACGTTATTTGTTTTGGAGTTCTCACTTGGTTGTTAGATTCTTTGGATCAGTGTCTTGGTAATTTGAAGCATGTGCTTAAAAGCGATGGGCTCCTTGCTATTTCAATTTCTATTAAAGATACCAATGTGTTTTTTCGTGATATTATTTCGAATGAAAACGATTTTTTAAACCTTGTCAGCAAGCACTTTATTATTACAGATTTCTTAGTTCATTATCATGAAATTAGCCCTACTGAATCAAATCCGCAGCATTTTGATATTTCAACTCAAGCGAGAGACTTAATAGTTTTTTGTAGAAATGAGCAATAA
- a CDS encoding N-acetyl sugar amidotransferase, producing the protein MEKSAVLNIDANKYAPSKRIFQPKYGLPSEIQFCTNCVISNQRPNSCVEYQHNSFSVKKTIGFNENGLCDACLLAEQKKNTIDWEIREKSLIELCNRFRKNNGEYDCLVPGSGGKDSFYAAHILKHKYGMHPLTVTWAPHMYTDWGWKNFQSWVHAGFDNYLCTPNGQIHRLLTRLAVENLFHPFQPFIIGQKAYAPKMAALFDIPLVFYGENEAEYGNPIADTKTALRDRSYFSQPQDELYLGGVSISDLQKKYGISKADLTPYLPMKTEDLERKNIEVHYLGYYLNWHPQSCYYYSIENSNFQAAPERTPGTYSKYNSIDDKIDDLHYFTTYIKFGIGRASYDAAQEIRSGDITREEGIALVKRYDGEFPERFFDEILSYLSLPPKEFPVAAKMFDQPIMDRAYFETLTNKFRSDHLWMHDGQNWKLRKTIYEA; encoded by the coding sequence GTGGAAAAGTCAGCAGTTTTGAACATTGATGCAAACAAATACGCACCTTCTAAGCGTATTTTTCAGCCAAAATATGGCCTTCCTTCCGAAATTCAATTTTGCACAAATTGTGTTATTTCAAATCAGCGCCCAAACTCTTGTGTTGAATATCAACATAACTCTTTTAGCGTAAAAAAAACCATAGGTTTTAATGAAAATGGCCTATGTGATGCTTGTTTGCTAGCTGAACAGAAAAAAAATACTATTGACTGGGAAATAAGAGAAAAGAGTCTCATTGAACTTTGTAATAGATTTAGAAAAAACAATGGAGAATATGATTGTTTGGTCCCAGGTTCAGGAGGTAAAGATAGTTTTTATGCAGCGCACATACTTAAACATAAGTATGGAATGCATCCTTTGACAGTTACATGGGCACCACACATGTATACAGATTGGGGTTGGAAGAATTTCCAATCCTGGGTACATGCAGGATTTGATAATTATTTATGCACGCCCAACGGGCAAATACATCGTTTGCTAACTCGGCTAGCAGTGGAAAATCTTTTCCACCCCTTTCAACCGTTTATTATTGGCCAAAAAGCATATGCCCCAAAAATGGCAGCCCTCTTCGATATTCCTCTTGTGTTTTATGGAGAAAATGAAGCAGAATATGGCAATCCCATTGCTGACACTAAAACAGCATTACGTGACAGAAGTTATTTTTCACAGCCTCAAGACGAGTTATATCTTGGAGGTGTGAGTATATCAGATTTACAAAAAAAATACGGTATAAGTAAAGCTGATTTAACTCCCTATCTTCCAATGAAGACCGAAGATTTAGAGAGAAAAAATATTGAGGTTCATTATTTAGGTTATTATCTAAATTGGCATCCTCAAAGCTGTTATTATTACTCTATTGAAAACAGCAACTTTCAAGCTGCTCCAGAAAGAACACCTGGCACTTATAGCAAATATAATAGTATAGATGATAAAATTGATGACCTTCATTATTTTACTACTTATATTAAATTTGGTATTGGTCGTGCTTCATATGATGCGGCTCAAGAAATTCGTTCAGGTGATATTACTCGAGAAGAAGGAATTGCCTTAGTTAAACGTTATGATGGTGAATTTCCAGAAAGATTTTTTGATGAGATTCTTTCTTATCTAAGTTTGCCCCCCAAAGAGTTTCCTGTTGCCGCTAAAATGTTTGATCAACCTATTATGGACAGAGCTTATTTTGAAACTCTAACAAATAAGTTTCGTTCAGATCACCTATGGATGCACGATGGACAAAATTGGAAATTAAGAAAGACTATTTATGAAGCATAA
- the neuC gene encoding UDP-N-acetylglucosamine 2-epimerase: protein MITKKKICVFTAARSDYFLLRPLLKSIKENPKLHLQIVVSGMHLSKEFGDTWEIIKSDGFEITEKVPMILSTDTPNATVASMGLGMIQFSEILTRLSPDVCVVLGDRFELMSFSISCHILKIPIAHIHGGELTHGAFDDAIRHSITKMSALHLTATDEYKRRVIQMGEQPSAVFNVGALAVENIQNIQDITLVDLEKLLNLSLNEKYFLVTFHPETMGKVDIKVQLICLLDALKRFPDYQVLWTSSNADPSGRCINEMLRSTNLEQSVHFIENLGELYLPALKLSSAVIGNSSSAIIEAPILGIPTVNLGTRQSGRVRTSSILDVDFRTEDIYQAIKKCLSQDFLSSIKHDKHPYGEGNTAQKITEKLLEWDFSKSKFKIFYDLDKVLS, encoded by the coding sequence ATGATCACAAAAAAGAAAATTTGTGTTTTTACAGCTGCACGCTCTGATTATTTTTTGCTTCGCCCATTATTAAAGTCTATTAAAGAGAATCCTAAATTACATTTGCAGATTGTCGTATCTGGAATGCATCTAAGCAAGGAATTTGGCGATACCTGGGAAATAATAAAGAGTGATGGTTTCGAAATTACTGAAAAAGTTCCTATGATTTTATCTACAGATACTCCGAATGCTACTGTTGCTTCCATGGGGCTAGGGATGATTCAATTCTCAGAGATTTTAACGCGACTTTCTCCAGATGTTTGTGTCGTTTTAGGTGATCGTTTTGAGTTAATGAGCTTTTCTATATCCTGTCACATATTGAAAATTCCTATAGCTCATATTCATGGAGGTGAACTCACTCACGGTGCTTTCGATGATGCCATAAGACACTCTATTACTAAAATGTCTGCTCTTCATTTGACTGCAACTGATGAGTATAAAAGACGTGTCATTCAGATGGGAGAACAACCATCTGCTGTTTTTAATGTAGGCGCGTTAGCTGTAGAGAATATTCAAAACATTCAAGACATTACTCTTGTTGATCTAGAAAAGCTTTTAAATTTGTCTCTTAATGAAAAATATTTTTTGGTGACATTTCATCCAGAAACCATGGGGAAAGTTGACATTAAGGTTCAATTAATTTGCTTATTGGATGCTTTAAAACGCTTTCCCGACTATCAAGTTCTCTGGACATCTTCCAATGCAGATCCTTCTGGAAGATGTATTAATGAGATGTTACGTTCCACAAATTTAGAACAATCTGTTCATTTTATTGAAAACTTAGGAGAATTATATCTCCCCGCTTTAAAACTTTCATCTGCAGTTATTGGAAATTCATCAAGCGCTATTATAGAAGCTCCAATTTTAGGTATACCTACTGTTAATTTAGGAACGCGACAAAGTGGAAGAGTTAGAACTTCATCCATCCTTGACGTTGATTTTCGAACAGAAGATATTTATCAAGCAATAAAAAAATGTCTGTCTCAAGACTTTCTATCCTCTATTAAACACGATAAACATCCCTATGGAGAAGGAAATACTGCGCAAAAAATAACAGAAAAATTATTGGAGTGGGATTTTTCAAAAAGTAAATTTAAAATCTTTTATGATTTGGATAAAGTTTTGTCATGA
- a CDS encoding nucleotidyltransferase family protein, which produces MKNWQSLVVQSFHSIKDAMNLFEKNNAQIVLVVDESNVLLGTVTDGDIRRGLLKFVNLTDSVITVMNPKPITAFAHTLEDEVLKKISNLDIKYVPIVDEKRKIKGVYSKEDFSKVLPKDNPVIIMAGGDGIRLRPLTENLPKPLVDINGCPIIERLLLQLIDQGFGKFYLSVNYLGEMIENYFGEGKKWGVEISYLKEDQKLGTAGSLHLLKSPNKDLIVLNGDLVTSINFKQLLAFHSDEKADVTIGIQHITFRVPYGVVNYTEVKVDSLEEKPVLNYHVNCGIYVVNPKCLNEIRIEEKIDMTCLINRLIDKKYRVLAFPIYEEWHDIGNIRDLEKVRGIYK; this is translated from the coding sequence ATGAAAAATTGGCAAAGCTTAGTTGTTCAAAGCTTCCACAGTATAAAGGATGCCATGAATTTATTCGAAAAAAACAATGCTCAAATTGTCCTTGTGGTAGACGAAAGCAATGTTTTGCTAGGAACGGTCACAGATGGTGATATTAGACGAGGTCTCCTAAAATTTGTAAACCTGACGGATTCAGTCATAACAGTAATGAATCCAAAACCAATTACTGCTTTCGCGCACACATTAGAAGATGAAGTACTAAAGAAAATTTCCAATTTAGACATAAAATACGTACCAATTGTTGATGAAAAAAGAAAAATTAAAGGCGTTTACTCAAAAGAAGATTTTTCAAAAGTTTTACCTAAAGATAATCCTGTTATTATTATGGCTGGAGGCGATGGTATTAGACTGCGGCCTTTAACAGAAAATCTCCCAAAACCTCTTGTTGATATCAATGGCTGCCCCATTATTGAAAGACTTCTGTTGCAATTAATAGATCAAGGGTTTGGAAAATTCTATTTGTCCGTCAACTACTTAGGAGAGATGATAGAAAATTATTTTGGTGAAGGTAAAAAATGGGGTGTAGAGATTTCTTATTTAAAAGAAGATCAAAAGTTGGGCACCGCGGGATCTCTTCATCTTTTAAAGTCTCCCAACAAAGACTTGATTGTTTTAAATGGAGATTTGGTTACTTCTATTAATTTCAAACAGTTGTTAGCGTTTCATAGTGATGAAAAGGCAGATGTGACGATAGGCATACAACACATTACGTTTCGTGTACCATATGGTGTAGTAAATTACACTGAGGTGAAGGTTGATTCACTCGAAGAGAAACCTGTTTTAAATTATCATGTTAATTGTGGTATTTACGTGGTTAACCCAAAATGCTTAAACGAGATTCGTATTGAAGAAAAGATTGATATGACATGTCTTATTAATCGATTAATTGATAAAAAATACAGAGTCCTTGCTTTCCCTATTTATGAAGAATGGCATGATATAGGAAATATTCGCGACCTTGAAAAAGTTAGAGGGATATATAAATAG
- a CDS encoding LbetaH domain-containing protein has translation MRVFDPNISTFLIGVGGHAKSLYESLESVDSKLIRYLDPLKADWLESLGIAKISQEDLEKELSKNPQVIISFLGGTSEALKKRLELMKLYNNMGGTLPIITHSRSSISARSKIDDGCQVFAGAMVNAFSHIGFGAVVNTNAVIEHDVVIEEGVHVAPSAVILGGAHIGSNAYIGSNAVIIQNTRVPEGVFVKAGSIWNKE, from the coding sequence ATGAGAGTTTTTGATCCTAATATTTCGACATTTTTGATTGGTGTTGGAGGACACGCCAAATCTCTTTATGAAAGCTTAGAAAGCGTCGACAGTAAATTGATAAGATACCTCGATCCATTGAAGGCAGATTGGCTTGAATCTTTGGGAATTGCAAAAATTAGTCAAGAAGATCTTGAAAAGGAATTATCTAAAAATCCTCAAGTTATTATAAGTTTTTTAGGTGGCACCTCTGAAGCTTTAAAGAAACGATTAGAATTGATGAAACTTTACAATAATATGGGGGGTACTCTTCCAATTATTACTCATTCACGGTCATCGATCAGTGCACGTTCCAAAATAGATGACGGTTGTCAAGTTTTTGCTGGAGCTATGGTTAATGCTTTTTCGCACATTGGATTTGGTGCAGTCGTGAACACAAATGCAGTTATCGAACATGATGTGGTTATTGAAGAAGGAGTTCATGTTGCTCCTTCTGCAGTCATTCTAGGAGGAGCACACATTGGTAGCAATGCTTATATTGGATCTAATGCAGTGATTATACAAAACACCCGTGTCCCTGAAGGCGTTTTTGTAAAAGCCGGATCAATCTGGAATAAAGAGTAG
- the neuB gene encoding N-acetylneuraminate synthase, producing MENKSKTIIIAECGVNHNGDINLAKEMIDVASDAKADYVKFQTFKTELLSTADAPMSDYQVRNLGKVDSQFNMLKNLEFSAEQFHILKDYCDSRKIPFLSTPFDFESLDLLINLDVDMIKISSGDLTNGPLLFKAAKSQKKIIISTGMATFEEIKKALSVLAWGYFYPNQEPINFSSMMNFFATKEAQSIINAKVYILQCTSEYPTPSNLVNLNTLKTLKSQFNASVGFSDHTLGYHIAIAAVAMGAAIIEKHFTLNRDFVGPDHKASLMPKELKEMITQIREVENALGDGIKQPVGNEIETARLVRKALYANNNITKDQRISPGDIQVLRPYNGNLEPNAYWDIVNTPAKKDYRKGDPL from the coding sequence ATGGAAAATAAATCAAAAACAATCATCATTGCTGAATGTGGGGTTAATCATAATGGCGATATAAATCTTGCTAAAGAGATGATTGATGTTGCTTCAGACGCAAAAGCAGACTATGTAAAATTTCAAACTTTTAAAACTGAATTGCTTTCTACGGCTGATGCTCCTATGTCCGATTACCAAGTAAGAAATCTTGGAAAAGTCGATAGTCAGTTTAATATGTTAAAAAATTTAGAATTCTCAGCAGAACAATTTCATATATTAAAAGATTATTGTGATAGTAGAAAGATCCCTTTTCTATCCACACCTTTCGATTTTGAATCATTGGATCTTTTGATCAATTTAGACGTCGATATGATCAAAATTTCTTCTGGTGACTTAACAAATGGTCCTCTACTTTTCAAAGCAGCCAAGAGTCAAAAGAAAATAATTATTTCAACCGGCATGGCAACTTTTGAGGAAATAAAGAAAGCATTGTCTGTTCTGGCCTGGGGATATTTTTATCCCAATCAAGAGCCTATTAATTTTTCATCCATGATGAACTTCTTCGCAACGAAAGAAGCACAGTCTATAATCAACGCAAAAGTTTATATTTTACAGTGTACGAGTGAATATCCCACTCCATCAAATTTGGTTAATCTCAACACTCTAAAAACACTTAAGTCTCAATTTAACGCTTCAGTGGGTTTTTCTGATCATACGCTCGGCTATCACATTGCAATAGCTGCAGTTGCAATGGGTGCAGCCATAATTGAAAAACATTTTACTTTGAATCGTGATTTTGTTGGCCCTGATCATAAAGCATCATTAATGCCAAAAGAATTAAAAGAAATGATCACTCAAATTCGTGAAGTAGAAAACGCTTTGGGTGATGGAATAAAGCAGCCTGTAGGTAACGAAATTGAAACTGCAAGACTCGTTCGAAAAGCCCTGTATGCAAATAATAACATTACAAAAGATCAAAGAATTTCTCCAGGTGATATTCAGGTTCTTCGCCCATATAATGGAAACTTAGAGCCAAACGCTTATTGGGATATAGTAAATACCCCTGCAAAAAAAGACTACCGCAAAGGTGATCCTCTTTAG
- a CDS encoding aminotransferase class I/II-fold pyridoxal phosphate-dependent enzyme has protein sequence MIPTAIPNLSGNEKKYLLDCIETNYVSSVGPYVNKFEELITKKSESLGCVAVSSGTAALHLALHAIGVQHGDLVILPSFTFIATANAVAHCGAEPWILDVSEQDWNLDPAVLQEVLQNETEQINNKTIHKASGKRVTAILPVYGLGLPPDMEKITKIANYYSLAVVADAAAAMGSTIKNQAIGHHGATLTTFSFNGNKTVTCGGGGAIISNNPLLLKKTKHISTTARIDGGYNHDEVGFNYRLTNVQAALGCGQVEQLESFLAIKESIRNFYCEAFKNIDGLSAFPAPEGRKSAYWLSGVYFRDRPKGDMIKCLESLQENDIEAKLFWKPIHLQKPYQSCFRSTVNVANNIWDRILVLPCSTNITKIELEKVANSIHATLKKL, from the coding sequence ATGATCCCTACAGCTATACCCAATCTGTCTGGTAATGAAAAAAAATACCTATTAGACTGCATTGAGACAAATTATGTCTCATCAGTAGGACCTTACGTCAATAAATTTGAAGAATTAATTACCAAAAAATCTGAAAGTCTTGGGTGTGTTGCTGTCTCTTCAGGAACTGCCGCACTACACTTAGCTCTGCATGCTATTGGCGTACAACATGGTGATTTAGTTATTCTTCCTTCTTTTACTTTTATAGCTACGGCTAATGCTGTTGCACATTGTGGTGCTGAACCATGGATTTTAGATGTTTCAGAACAGGATTGGAATTTAGACCCTGCTGTTTTGCAAGAAGTTCTACAAAATGAAACAGAACAAATAAACAATAAAACTATTCATAAAGCATCAGGGAAAAGAGTTACTGCAATACTGCCTGTTTATGGTTTAGGATTGCCGCCTGATATGGAGAAAATTACAAAGATTGCCAATTATTATAGTTTAGCTGTTGTAGCCGATGCTGCAGCAGCTATGGGGTCTACTATCAAGAACCAAGCTATTGGACATCATGGAGCTACTCTTACAACATTTTCATTCAATGGCAATAAAACCGTTACATGTGGTGGTGGTGGTGCAATTATAAGCAATAATCCCTTGTTGCTTAAAAAAACAAAGCATATTTCAACAACCGCACGTATAGATGGGGGCTATAATCATGATGAAGTTGGTTTTAACTATAGGTTAACAAACGTTCAAGCTGCACTTGGTTGTGGACAAGTTGAGCAATTAGAATCTTTTCTAGCAATAAAAGAAAGTATTCGTAATTTTTATTGTGAAGCTTTTAAAAATATTGATGGTCTTTCTGCCTTCCCAGCGCCTGAAGGAAGAAAAAGTGCCTATTGGCTGTCAGGGGTTTACTTTAGAGATCGTCCTAAAGGCGATATGATAAAATGTTTAGAATCTCTGCAAGAAAACGATATTGAAGCTAAATTATTTTGGAAACCAATACATTTACAAAAACCCTATCAAAGTTGTTTTCGTTCAACAGTGAACGTAGCTAATAATATTTGGGATCGAATTTTAGTCCTTCCCTGTTCAACAAATATTACAAAAATAGAACTTGAGAAAGTAGCTAATTCTATACATGCTACATTAAAAAAATTGTAA